From Hippoglossus stenolepis isolate QCI-W04-F060 chromosome 19, HSTE1.2, whole genome shotgun sequence, the proteins below share one genomic window:
- the and1 gene encoding actinodin1: MAGRRRSSFLGVFITAALAVVLLPAFLSAGPIGLKAKGDAGESIQERATAAASQRSLVRNRRNISWYKQHSDFWNWYKFFTDNGNQEAVHEMDRIYLAYLQNKNRAEGRRSYKAYLRHLGDIYKSCADSDDPNCVSAYTSRPKPKPEAPKPAPVKTCDPTKDTYCLYAALIQGKSPYQPLVLPAAASAPAAAPAKAPAPMYVRSAPAKDPQSGYQYYAPSSTPFLSKEQKAELLRICASEDVECLQYHLRAAYGYAPSAGPLPSYAHLGCDPKKDPSCKPKLVQKAPSGVYLQYPNCDPVRDPACAYAASLVAPRAPKQPTPAGPGSCNPLYEEGCNPLSATRFANPPHSYKNEEADEAAAIRAAPPAAEQNDPYAMFRDAYAQANRGSDPYAMYHQAPAAPPASPAASPQANDPYALLRRYMAQAQQNDPHSPRMEAAPESNPNDPFSAIREAAAAMHRRGPSNPRQQIPFSNPSYEEPAHEERHPLGPPGKTKEGYECFIGYDQDCFPVKPTEPRSGVHRHMPYPAEAYEPHLNADGTRSGVMEPSNPDCDPEYDRDCRLRRYEPEQPHVEAQPEHHAEEDHSQGAAEREYQPEQPEQEQYEAEPYQSGQEEPHMSYPSMSYPQMSYPQMSYPQMSNPQMSKGIPSLQDILRLYGDQSPEQDDRRAYAGDYRKK; the protein is encoded by the exons ATGGCTGGACGGAGGAGATCCAGTTTCTTGGGCGTGTTCATCACCGCTGCGCTGGCTGTGGTGCTGCTGCCCG cGTTCCTGTCTGCTGGACCAATCGGGCTAAAGGCCAAAGGAGATG CGGGGGAAAGTATCCAGGAGAGGGCGACTGCTGCAGCGTCACAGCGGAGTCTGGTCCGCAACCGCAGGAACATCAGCTGGTACAAACAGCACTCCGACTTCTGGAACTGGTACAAGTTCTTCACTGACAACGGCAACCAGGAGGCA GTTCACGAGATGGACCGCATCTACCTGGCCTACCTCCAGAACAAGAACCGCGCCGAGGGCCGTCGCTCCTACAAGGCCTACCTGCGCCACCTGGGGGATATCTACAAGTCCTGCGCAGATTCCGACGACCCCAACTGCGTGTCCGCCTACACCAGCAGGCCCAAGCCAAAACCAGAGGCCCCCAAGCCTGCACCGGTAAAAACCTGTGACCCCACCAAGGATACCTACTGCCTGTATGCTGCTCTGATCCAGGGCAAGAGCCCCTACCAGCCCCTGGTGCTCCCAGCGGCAGCCTCTGCCCCTGCTGCAGCACCTGCCAAGGCCCCAGCGCCTATGTATGTCCGCTCTGCTCCGGCAAAGGACCCACAGTCTGGGTATCAGTACTACGCTCCATCCTCAACACCTTTCCTCTCCAAG GAGCAGAAGGCTGAGCTGCTGCGGATCTGCGCGTCTGAAGACGTGGAGTGTCTGCAGTACCACCTGAGAGCTGCCTACGGGTACGCACCCTCCGCCGGGCCCCTGCCGTCCTACGCCCACCTCGGCTGTGATCCCAAGAAAGACCCCTCCTGCAAACCCAAGCTGGTGCAGAAAGCCCCCTCTGGCGTCTACCTGCAGTACCCCAACTGTGACCCCGTCAGGGATCCCGCCTGTGCCTACGCAGCCTCCCTCGTG gccCCCCGTGCTCCTAAACAACCTACCCCTGCTGGCCCTGGATCCTGCAACCCTCTTTACGAAGAGGGCTGCAACCCCCTTAGCGCCACCAGATTCGCCAACCCCCCACACTCGTACAAAAACGAAGAGGCAGATGAAGCCGCCGCCATCCGTGCCGCCCCTCCAGCAGCTGAGCAGAACGACCCCTATGCCATGTTCAGGGATGCTTATGCTCAGGCTAACAGAGGTTCTGATCCTTATGCGATGTACCACCaggctccagctgctcctccagcttctcctgcagcttctcctcaggCTAACGACCCATATGCTCTTCTGCGCCGCTACATGGCCCAAGCTCAACAAAATGACCCCCATTCTCCACGCATGGAGGCGGCCCCAGAGTCCAACCCCAACGATCCTTTCTCTGCAATCCGTGAGGCGGCGGCTGCCATGCATCGCCGTGGTCCTTCCAACCCCAGGCAGCAGATCCCGTTCTCCAACCCCAGTTATGAGGAGCCTGCCCACGAGGAGCGCCACCCTCTGGGCCCCCCAGGTAAGACCAAGGAGGGCTATGAATGCTTCATCGGCTACGACCAGGATTGCTTCCCCGTGAAGCCCACCGAGCCTCGCTCTGGAGTTCACCGCCACATGCCCTACCCTGCCGAGGCCTACGAGCCCCACCTGAATGCCGACGGCACACGAAGCGGCGTCATGGAGCCGTCCAACCCCGACTGTGACCCCGAGTACGACAGGGACTGCCGCCTGCGTCGCTACGAGCCTGAGCAGCCCCATGTCGAGGCCCAGCCCGAGCATCACGCCGAGGAGGACCACAgccagggggcagcagagaggGAGTATCAGCCAGAGCAGCCGGAGCAGGAGCAGTACGAGGCGGAGCCCTACCAGAGCGGCCAGGAGGAGCCTCACATGTCCTACCCTTCGATGTCCTACCCTCAGATGTCCTACCCTCAGATGTCCTACCCTCAGATGTCAAACCCTCAGATGTCAAAGGGGATCCCGAGCCTGCAGGACATCCTGAGGCTCTACGGAGACCAGAGCCCCGAGCAGGATGATCGCAGAGCTTACGCAGGCGACTACCGCaagaagtaa
- the cops9 gene encoding COP9 signalosome complex subunit 9, translating into MKPAVDEMFPEGAGPYVDLDEAGGSSGLLMDLAANEKAVHSDFFNDFEDLFDDDDLQ; encoded by the exons atgaaacctgCGGTGGACGAGATGTTTCCCGAGGGAGCGGGTCCGTACGTGGATCTGGACGAG GCAGGGGGCAGCAGCGGTCTGCTAATGGACCTGGCAGCCAATGAAAAAGCAGTTCACTCTGATTTCTTTaatg ATTTCGAGGATCTTTTCGATGACGATGACCTGCAGTGA